The region CTTGAGCAATGTGCTTGGGGTCTTCTTTCATGGATTTGTGTTCTTGGACTTACACTTTAGCAGTCAACAAGATGCTAAGCAAATATAGACCCAGGAAAGAATCGTAGTTGGGGTGTCCCAgcagaaaggttctgggtttgaagcCATGTctccagtctacctgtaggcatccttgagcaagaggccTAACCCTTGGTGGTTCCTGAATGGCCTGTCCCTTTTGATATAACCCTCTGatacattaataaaaaataaattaatattttaGTATCAACAAACAGCAGCAGTCTAATTCATAGCTTCTCAAACTCTTCAATATTCCTGTTCACTCTCGTCTTGGTATTATTGGCCTGATTCTCACCGTAAGTTTCCAGGAAAGCCGTAAGTAGTGGCTCCCTGCTGTTAGGAGGCAGAGTGGAGAGGGGAAAGTTCTGACTATCCAACTGTCCATTATGACGCTCCTGGACCTCCATTCAAACTCAGCCACTTGTTTATTTTCCACCAGTCCTTTTTAAACCTTACCTTCTGCCTTACAAAACACCAGGCTGTATCCACAGTGTGTTGGCGGACCGTGGATACAGCCTGGTGTATCCACTTGCTCCTCCAGCGCCCACTTCCTCCTTGAACAAATGGCCAGTAATTACTTCCAGTTGTGAGCTAGTAATTGGATCTCATCCCCTCCCCAGTGCCAGCATGGCCCCACTATCCCCCACAACCACTGCCTTCTGTCTTGACAGTGCTTTAtgtctttagtgtcttctccaTTAGCTTCAGTCGTTTCGTCCTGTTTCTCTGTATCGCTATGTACAGTTTTGTCTTGCATGTTGTATTTGTATACTCTTACATAATCTGCCACAGCAGCCATTTGTAATTCCTCGACTCTGTTTTAAGATATTGCAAATACCGgacacagacgcatacacatATACTCACAAATGCaacatatgcacaaacacaaggcAAGCCTCTGCCTTAAAGTCTTTTGCTTGTGTTTAATACTATATGTCTAAAAATGAAATTGTATGTTTATCTGTATATGTTCTAATTCTACTGCTTCTCTCTTTTCTGACCCAGGCTCCTATGCAGCGCTGGCACATGGTTTAACCACCAGGACTAACAATGAGCATAAGCAGTGATGAGGTCAACTTCCTGGTGTACAGATACCTGCAGGAGTCAGGTAGGAACCGCCTGCTTGGAAGAAGAATTGATCGTCGCTGTTCACCCAATATTCATACCGTCAAGAGATCAGAAAGGGGCTCTGATCTGCATTTCAACCTTCATATCTCATGTGTTCATGCGTCATTAATAATAGATGGACTTATGGGGACTCTAGATCATCTTTATCACAACCCTCTGTCACCTTCTGCTTATTCCTGTCTTATCACCATCTCTTGGCTTCCTTACCCCTCTCAGGCTTCTCCCATTCAGCGTTTACGTTTGGCATAGAGAGCCACATCAGCCAGTCCAACATCAATGGAGCCCTGGTGCCCCCAGCAGCGCTCATCTCCATCATCCAGAAGGGCCTGCAGTATGTGGAGGCCGAAGTCAGCATCAACGAGGTCCGtagctcccccaccccctccgttTCTCTTCTTTTGAAGTAGCGGCATACAGTGTCTATTCTGTGTCCAGGGCCCATTGTAGGGCCCTATGAaatccgttttatttttttccaaatccGTTTTTTCCGTTTTAATTTTCATGAATTCCGTTTTTACACTTTAAGCAATTTAAATCTTTAAAACGAGTGTCATATAAGTGCGAACGAATAAAATTCTTACAATTTAATCAGATAGAagactacatttattaaaacatcccaacattgcactgtttttagtgcttcaaataaaaacaacatgacataaataataaagtgcttataaactctttttttataaactcaAATTGTGGTTTGAAGGAGCGTGCCCTGGCTACGGcgttcattgttttttatatggatTTTGGACTTCAAGTGGTCATCGCACGTATCTTTGCGTTTCCAATCGATAGTATGTTGACATATTCTAGAAAACAGCTGATCAACTGAGTGATAGAAGTGTTTTGGATATTGTTCGGCTCTGAATTTGGGGGTTAGAACCGAATTACGGGCGCTTCAACTTCTTCTTCGGCTACTTGTTAGGAGCGGGAGCGGGACCTCATCTCattctcattttcgaccgcttatccggggtcgggtcgcggggggagcagctcaagcagggggccccagacttccctttcccgggccacattgaccagctctgacggggggatcccgaggcgttcccaggccagtgttgagatataatctctccacctagtcctgggtcttccccgaggtctcctccccactggacgtgcctgaaacacctcccaaggaaggcgcccagtgggcatccttaccagatgcccgaaccacctcagctgactcctttctaagtaaaggagcagcggctctaatccgagttcctcacggatggctgagcttctcaccctatccctaagggagacgccagccacccttctgagaaaactcatctcggccgcttgtacccgcgatctcgtcctttcggtcatcacccagccctcatgaccataggtgaggataggaacgaagatcgaccggtagatcgagagctttgccttgcggctcagctctcttttcgttacaacggtgcggtaaagcgaacgcaataccgcccccgctgctccgattctccggccaatctcacgctccatagtaccctcactcgcgaacaagaccccgaggtacttgaactccttcacttgggctaaggactcatttcctacccggagcgGGACCTATTGTTTGCAATCCCGCCACCTAGGCTGGAGTGGTGGaccggggatttttttttacatttttgtgggagtgactgctaaacattcagtgacgttaatgtcacctgtgttgtttcccttttccctcgAAAATGAATATTGTAAATGTGACACGTGATGTGCCTTGTTCCTGTTACATGTtatatgtgctgcagaacaggaacctgctggaaatcagttattttactgagacaggcccgttttaaattgtaactttgttacttttaattagagctgtcaagcgattaaaatatttaatcgtgattaatcgcattaatgtcatagttaactcacgattaatcgcgattaatcacaaattctttttctatgctaaatatcccttgatttttttgtcccataattcttctcattttaattctcatatcaacatggtgaagtgcatcggcttgtcttgtgcaaatgattttttattgataacaacattggcatatactgatcaaaacaggacgatacaaaaaaagagcctatagtgcaattaaacgactgctttgaacaaatgtcatttgaacatagcagtcaggcaactgcttctttgttttgagccaaaaaaaaaaaaaaaaagttgtatttttttttgtaaataaaatatttgcgttaatcgcgcgatgaTTTttttaacgctgttaaaattggtttgcgttaacgccgttaataacgcgtttaactgacagctctacttttaatactttcctgtataattaaaaacaataataataataattatcagtAGATTTTTTCCGTTTTTATTGTCAGATTCCGTGATTCCGTCCACGTTTTCGTTATCGCGGAAATCATAGGGCCCTACCATTGCAGAAAGGCCTTTCCTGTCAATGAAGGCTCCCAGGCAAACCTGTCTTTGGTTTTAATTAGAAAAGCAGACCTGGATGTGTTTTTTATGCTCAACTTGATTAGCGTTTTGTTACTTGGCCCAGTTAGCGGAGCTGAAACATTCTTATAATGGAGCTTGAACTGCCGCAGGCTCCAGGATTCCTTCCTTAACGCCAACCGCCCCACATTCCAACTCATGACTTCACAGCAGTTATTAAATCATCACCCAGTGATGACCTCGCCAACCAGAAGAAGACTTTGTACACTAACCCTGcccaccttcttcttcttctaaacACTTGGACGCAGGATGGGACGCTGTTCGATGGGCGACCAATCGAGTCGCTGTCCCTGATCGATGCGGTGATGCCCGACGTGGTACAGACGCGACAGCAGGCCTACAGGGAGAAGCTGgcccaacaacagcagcagcagcagcaacaaccccagcagcagcaggtggcgTTGTCCGCAGCCAGCGGGAGCACCGCAGGGGGCCAGCCGGCAGCAAAGAACGGCGAGGGTGCTCCCAACGGGGAGGAGAACGGCGGCCACGGTTTAGCCAGTAAGGAAGCGGCTTGGTGTggtgggcgggggtgggggactTAATTCTTATCCTTGGGCTGCTTAGTCCCATTGTGGAAAATGTTGATGAGGCCATCCAAAACCACCCATTCATAATTAAATTACGATCAGATTAAGTAGTTTTCGAGCAACTAATCGTTTCAGCCTTATATttctataataataaatattttattattattttaaattataaattccactGAAGAAAACAAGATTTCAGATGGGGATTTTAGTGCGTATAACAGTGTTCATATACAGTGGCCAATCTACACAGTATTTATAGATCTCAGCCCCCAGCAATGATTGGTCCAAACCGATATGAAGACACCCTGTTCCCCCAAAGCCTGTCTGCCTTCAGACTAATGTCTTCTTTTGGCAGCTGCCTTGAAATGCAAAAGGGAAATGGGAACAGATAAATGTCCCTCTCCCTGTTAGTTATCTGAGGCGGATCATTATGTATAAGCAGCATTTTAAAGAGTGTACTTTGTTTAGCAGACTGTCGTGTTTGCCAACTTTACTATTTACTATAGTCAAAATTACAATTgatcacacacacgtttgtttgCATCACAATTTGTAAGGACAAGGTAGAGTCTGTAACTGCTCatggtcgactcccaggcgactgTACTGAGTTCGATTCCCACCGTCCACACACTTCTGTAGTCATCAGAGTGCTAGATGACCATACCCTGCCTGCTCCATAATGCCTGTCTCTGAATTCCCTGTTGGATGGCGTTTGATCAATCACTGAATGCTGGGTGATGAGCAGTATACCCTGTGTGTTGGCGCAGACCACCACGGggagatgatggaggtggagcgggACGTGGAGATCCCTCAGAGCAAGGCCATGGTGCTGCGGGGCCATGAGTCGGAGGTGTTCATCTGTGCCTGGAACCCGGTCAACGACCTCCTTGCCTCGGGGTCAGCATCCTGTTTCATCCCCTCACTTCCTCTTTATTCTCCGAGTATTTTCTCGGGCATGCTGTTCTGTTCTTCTGAATTAGATTTCCAAATGATGACTCAATATTTTTCCCCCTGTACTTGGCAACTTGGCAGAAGCAGACAAAGTTGGCGTCATTTTCAGCATGCgtttgtgttgtggttgtgtgagcAGCTCTGGAGACTCGACGGCGAGGATCTGGAACCTGAGTGAGGCCAGCACAGGGGGCTCCACCCAGCTGGTCCTTAGGCACTGCATACGGGAGGGCGGCCAGGACGTCCCCAGCAACAAAGACGTCACCTCGCTCGACTGgaacgtgagtgtgtgtgtgtgtgtgtgtgtgtgtgtgtgtgtgtgtgtgtgtgtgtgtgtgtgtgtgtgtgtgtgtgtgtgtgtgtgtgtgtgtgtgtgtgtgtgtgtgtgtgtgtgtccctgtcgaTTGCGAACGACTGCACTTAAAGTTGTTGTTGCTCAGTATTGCGTTGACCGCTTTGTTGCTCTTATTAGTTATAGGCCTTCCCAATGTCGTCCAGAAGCATTGGGGTCTGGGGCCGTTGATGACGCCCCAGGCTATTTGGAAAAAACCGCCTGTGTAAGCTTGATCTTTAAAGAATATTTAACGTTAGCCGGCTATAGCCGGACATTGGCcgattgcacgcacgcatggccggtataataaaatgtaaacggcccacatgcccgagaaaaagaaagaaagaagttcgcatttatgtatgaattaatcagtagcatatgaaaaccagtagcggttcctggccgagctcaccagggaggAGAACACGAACGTGCATTCATGAACGCGCGCAGTGCacccgcacatgcatacacatgtcactcagtggccacgctgtggaacgctgattggctgtcgtcACACGAAATttgcgtcaaagttgaaatatttcaactcgagcgaatttgtcgtggcacaaatcctcgtgaacgcgctcgcctgtgcacggcgaaagtgtggcgcgagaAATCAAAACGCCGGTTTTGTCTCGCGAAAAatttgcccgatacgcgtctctacgttcactttgtatgggatcttgtcgcaccgtcgcgtttggtgtgagcACACAAATCTTTCCCGACTGGGGAAAGCTGGCCAAAATCGCCAGTACAATCCCCGTGTCCAGTGTTCCTGCGGAACCAGCCTTTTCTCTCCAAAACAGGATTAAAACATCTATCAGAAACCGCCTAGCTGAGGAAAAGGTGACGAGGCTGATGCGCATATCGAGCCTTGGGCCGGGGTTGAAAGACTTCAACTTTTCGCGAGCAGTGGAGCACTTCCATGCCATGAAGTTGCGCCGAAAGTAGCCTGCAAGAATTGCAATTATCGAATTAATTATTCTTTACCCGTTTACCATTTTTGCCGAGAATGGCTGTTTTTTTGCCTAGGCTAATTTAATAAATGGCATTTATTGAAGAAACTTAGTTTGTGTCGTTTGTCGTTTAAATGTGGACTTTTGGTAATTACTTAATTATTAGTGAATAACGTCCGGAAGATATTCCAAATGTCCGATATTCTGGAATAGTGTCGGACATATGTCCGCCCAAGAAAAAGTCTAGCGTGAACGCTGATCCCAGCCCTCCTTTCAGGCTTGCCTCCTGAGCCTCTTGCCCAACATGATGAGCTGGCTAGCTTCAGCAGTCGGCCTGCCTAGCCTTTTGGAAGGCTGCGGTCATGCACATGAGTAAAGGGCAGAGTCCGCACAGGTAGCTGGGTAGGGAGTTAGACAAACACGGAGGGGAGGCCTTCATTAATTTGATTCATTCATGCTGCGCATCATATCGCTGAAAAGATGCAAAgacaataaataaattacaaCATAAATTGATTCCCTGTCTAGCTTTAAATTGTAATCACAGCCGTATTGATTGAACTATAGAGCTAGTTCTTAAGTAGATTTTCAGGTCatataactaataataataaaaaaaatcttataTTAATTTCGCCCAAAATGTGAATgattaaatatgaatataaaagtGAGCTGACCATGTCAGTATTATGTTAAGCTGAACATTAATCAGAAGGTTCTCTGGTTCTAGAGCGAAGGTACCCTGCTGGCCACGGGATCTTATGACGGCTTTGCCAGAATCTGGACGAAAGACGGTAAACCCTTCCCCTCCCGTACTCAGACCGTTCAGTTGAACCAGTGGCATGGGGAGCAGAGGAATGACCTGCTGTGTGTACCGTAGGGAACCTGGCCAGCACATTGGGACAGCATAAAGGGCCGATATTCGCCCTCAAGTGGAACAAGAAAGGAAACTTCATCCTCAGCGCAGGTGTAGACAAGGTAAAGGATACAAAgtgttatttttataatttcttTACGTTTTAAAGCCTTTTAGTTTTGAAGCCTTttctaaacaaaataaaactgaaTTACATTGAAAATTGTCTGTTAAACTAAATAATTGGGACATAATAGATTCAACAGCTGAATAGGATTGGTCACATGCTAGTGTGATGTGTTGAGGTCTGTGACTTTCTGCACTTAAAACGAAGGCTCATGTTATTATTAAACGTGTTTATCACATCCAAGTGTTGTTGGTCCTCTCCAGACCACCATCATCTGGGACGCTCACACTGGGGAGGCCAAGCAGCAGTTTCCTTTCCACTCAGGTGAGAACCCGGGGTcgaagtagggctgggcgatgtggaccaaaagtcatatctcgatattttcaaGCAGAAAGCTGATCTAAGATATACATCGATATTTGTTGACACAATAACATAGTTGCCTTTGCCGCGCTCCAACTCGTCATTCTACATCGGGGGCGCTGCTGTGCTTTAATTTCTAGCCTGCCTGCATCGCTGTGCTTGTTAACCTGCCTAGCTGAAGCAAACTCAATCCTAAATGTGGGTGTAGGCCAGGGTAGCtaaacattttttaattaatcaGTCAAAAACAGTCGGAGCAAGATGTGGCAAATGCATTTGACGGACTCCATGTTTTGCGCTTAAGGGGATTTAAAAAAGTGACGTGAGTGGAAGAGCGGGGCcagggcagagtgtgtgtgagcagcatgccagattgggcaagatttcccgcccaatctggcaaacCTGGGACCAACCCCGCTGCAGCCAGTATTGCCAGATTTTGTGGGAATTTGAccaaatctggcaacattgtGTGTGAGCCGAAGGCAGAGCGGGACGTAGAGATAAGCAGAGTGAGGAAATAGCAGGCTGCAGGTGCGGCTTGGAACTTTTCTTTGGATTCTTCTGTAATTTCAACACAAATGAACTGTTTAGATGTTGACGATAGCGTCTCGTTCTTCTTTGAAAAAATATTGATATATTTAAAATACCGATATACCACCCAGCCCTAGGTTGAAAGTGGTTAAAGTTATTGGTCACCCTCTTGTGTAAAGTTTAATTTCAgcgaaaattgaacccagggtcttttcGGCATGAAGACCCATAAAATAACCCTTCCAGACATTTTTCTTCGTTGATAATCGAGTATTGAGCTTGCCCCGAACAACAAATTTAGCTTAACAATCTCCCCTCTTGATACTTGGCTGTTTTAAATTTGTTGGCGCCGCTATTATTATTTGCGTTTCCATTGCCAAAATCTGGTAACTGGTACCTGGTACTTTTTTAGTCTCACCTCCGTTGAGGTTCCATGAGAGCTGAACCGGTACTTTTGTGTGACGTaaacaggctgctggccactgattggccagagagtgacgCCACTGGACGAGCGCGACGTCCGAGCCTGACACCCTACACCAGGTGTTGTGCCGTCCGACATCGCAGCCCCTTTCCGGGTTATAGCAGTGTTTATATCCTATCATCACAAGATGAGCAACTTGTCACAGAAAGCGATGTCACATTTTATAGGCGACCCACAACGTAAGATATCTCATTCACGATAATGAACTAC is a window of Gadus macrocephalus chromosome 8, ASM3116895v1 DNA encoding:
- the LOC132463644 gene encoding F-box-like/WD repeat-containing protein TBL1XR1, coding for MSISSDEVNFLVYRYLQESGFSHSAFTFGIESHISQSNINGALVPPAALISIIQKGLQYVEAEVSINEDGTLFDGRPIESLSLIDAVMPDVVQTRQQAYREKLAQQQQQQQQQPQQQQVALSAASGSTAGGQPAAKNGEGAPNGEENGGHGLANHHGEMMEVERDVEIPQSKAMVLRGHESEVFICAWNPVNDLLASGSGDSTARIWNLSEASTGGSTQLVLRHCIREGGQDVPSNKDVTSLDWNSEGTLLATGSYDGFARIWTKDGNLASTLGQHKGPIFALKWNKKGNFILSAGVDKTTIIWDAHTGEAKQQFPFHSAPALDVDWQSNNTFASCSTDMCIHVCKLGQDRPVKTFQGHTNEVNAIKWDPTGSLLASCSDDMTLKIWSMKQDMCVHDLQAHSKEIYTIKWSPTGPGSNNPSANLMLASASFDSTVRLWDVERGVCIHTLTRHQEPVYSVAFSPDGRHLASGSFDKCVHIWNTQTGALVHSYRGTGGIFEVCWNAMGDKVGASASDGSVCVLDLRK